The following proteins are co-located in the Saccharomycodes ludwigii strain NBRC 1722 chromosome V, whole genome shotgun sequence genome:
- a CDS encoding uncharacterized protein (similar to Saccharomyces cerevisiae YLR256W | HAP1 | Heme Activator Protein), translating into MSQQENKGKKRTRPCASCRKSKVKCVYNEFLPCERCIKNGWICLFAEATNEQNDTISSIGTSSKNGIMVKPTNVSPPSTINNHKTSSPPQLFIKPKHYMVSKPSHATVVDDKKRDTLWKSHLEHKVNNLENTLHNVLQILEKNKIQQDEQLNLLNQFLTGNANKTIIDCPAPTVNADFRFNGVIDKSCAQELLNIFEKKFAFQLFGYEMKNLSVELLWNECPILLNAISAVACTHNPLYESKFDKLLESLQYFASQLLNSNNANNIAEINSNLEYTVLALIISVFWLDNCQMFIAIAIQLIRNHKVDQNIVANTNKENNAQLWRLWYLLYILDGTQDLTSGKSPSIMAKDEPLLLTARNDFIRKLKTIISPNQRNKNINNNLSNSKTNLEILFETNISGEENIATEKQLLLMNNTDVHKIHIADSLLQDIRLLTQLEYHMSIESIFKSHRDNASRKSILLMDPTNFGIMWKTNMSLDRWMLSWTIALQYIDVETNPWALKSTLLYYNFARLYINAKPLLDYNGNLQQLFSTDQLNKIWDFSERQSTNEDKNREVSASRKIANSSAISLLKLTVKDKDIQSTFQFLPIHIYVMLYFASLVVLLPFDDDNSNTNTSNGNKNIEKIICNMKLVEALYRLFCTKLHCDKLLKKKLCTSVKELIDDVKKKLKEKYEERLIELNEDDLEETHDNDGSSKTNNKIISAWPGINHGHPSI; encoded by the coding sequence ATGAGCCAACAGGAAaataaagggaaaaaaagaactagACCATGTGCATCATGTAGAAAATCCAAAGTTAAATGTGTATATAATGAATTTTTACCGTGTGAAAGATGTATAAAAAATGGGTGGATATGCTTATTTGCTGAGGCTACTAATGAACAAAATGATACTATTAGTAGTATTGGTACTAGCAGCAAAAATGGAATAATGGTAAAACCAACTAATGTTAGTCCGCCTAGCACTATCAACAATCACAAAACAAGTAGTCCACCTCAGCTATTTATTAAACCTAAACATTATATGGTCTCTAAACCGTCACATGCCACTGTAGTAGATGATAAAAAGAGAGATACTTTATGGAAATCCCATCTTGAACACAAAGTCAATAACTTAGAAAATACACTACACAATGTTTTGCagatattagaaaaaaataaaatacagcAAGACGAACAActgaatttattaaatcaatttttaacaggtaatgctaataaaactattattGACTGTCCTGCTCCCACCGTTAATGCTGATTTTAGATTCAATGGTGTAATCGATAAATCTTGTGCGCAGGAattattaaacatttttgaaaaaaaatttgcatTCCAGTTGTTTGGATACGAAATGAAGAATTTGTCTGTGGAATTATTATGGAATGAGTGcccaatattattaaatgctATATCAGCTGTTGCATGTACACATAATCCTTTATATGAAAGTAAATTTGACAAATTATTGGAGTCCTTGCAATATTTTGCTTCGCAATTActtaatagtaataatgctaataatattgcAGAAATAAACAGTAATTTAGAATATACCGTATTAGCATTGATTATATCTGTATTCTGGCTAGATAATTGTCAAATGTTTATTGCAATAGCAATCCAATTAATCAGAAATCACAAGGTAGATCAAAATATTGTTGCTAACactaataaagaaaataacgCTCAATTATGGAGGTTATGgtatcttttatatatattagatGGTACACAGGATTTAACTTCTGGCAAGTCGCCATCAATAATGGCTAAAGATGAACCGCTTTTATTAACTGCAagaaatgattttattagGAAACTCAAAACCATTATATCACCAAACCAACGTAACaagaatattaataataatttgtcCAATTCAAAGACCAACCTggaaattttatttgaaacaaACATATCTggagaagaaaatatagCCACTGAAAAACAATTACTCTTAATGAATAACACTGATGTGCATAAAATACATATTGCTGATTCACTTTTACAAGATATAAGGTTATTAACTCAATTAGAATATCATATGTCAATAGAATCTATATTTAAATCACATAGAGACAATGCTTCTAGGAAATCGATACTGCTAATGGATCCCACCAACTTTGGAATAATGTGGAAAACAAACATGAGTTTAGACAGATGGATGTTATCTTGGACAATCGCATTACAATATATTGACGTAGAGACAAATCCTTGGGCGTTAAAATCAACCCtactttattataattttgcaAGGCTTTATATAAATGCGAAACCGTTGTTGGACTATAATGGCAATTTACAACAATTGTTTTCTACTgatcaattaaataaaatatggGATTTTTCTGAAAGACAGAGCACTAATGAAGATAAAAACAGGGAAGTTTCTGCATCGAGAAAAATAGCAAATTCTTCAGCAATTtcattattgaaattaacGGTTAAAGACAAAGATATTCAATCTACCTTCCAATTTTTACCAATCCATATATATGTAATGCTATATTTTGCCAGTTTAGTGGTATTATTACCCTTTGATGAcgataatagtaatactaatactagCAACGGTAATAAGAATAtcgaaaaaataatttgtaaTATGAAATTAGTGGAAGCTCTATACAGACTTTTTTGTACAAAATTGCACTGCGACAAActccttaaaaaaaaattatgtaCAAGTGTTAAAGAATTGATTGAtgatgtaaaaaaaaaattaaaagagaaatatGAGGAACGGCTCATTGAATTGAATGAAGATGATTTAGAAGAGACCCATGACAACGATGGGAGTAGTAAGactaacaataaaataatatctgCCTGGCCCGGTATAAACCACGGTCATCCAAGtatataa
- the PTR2 gene encoding Ptr2p (similar to Saccharomyces cerevisiae YKR093W | PTR2 | Peptide TRansport), with protein MQSWFNNKGKKEQKEQPTAVITSEIDADNNSGNFNAEAGNLAEEEKKFDNEQVFQQQQHEDEAYEESFPEPTEEEAKSLRRVMGYAPWYCYLILFIEFAERSSYYCVTNVLNNFIQLPLPEGGPGTGAIAKSSQQAGALGLGLQAASGITLMLTFLAYCFPLYTGYVSDVKWGRFKMLWAGVLTGIIGHLILIFAAIPSVIARGKSAMAAVIIGIILLAMCTSFIKPVLLPTLMAQYPHETDVVVTLKTGERVIMDKDSSLQRMSMIFYFSINLGAFVAIGSGYLARDHGYWAAFLLPMCLYLLIPIILIPLQTRMKDIAPSGRSVMVDSMKVLKVCFEGNWIKRYRKGQFWDYAKPANLKQMGRIGWKKNVPGFYPDSFVDDTKVTVSASTIFLYFVIFNLNDAGISGMSNNLTLSMKSDNVPNDLINNFNPLAIIFFIPFLDYCVYPLFRKMHINFKPVFRIFTGFMVAAGASVSGAVMQYYIYKTSPCGYYATECAEKGETAPISLYVVCVYYAITGISECFAMTSCYQLAFERSPSHMKGFVMSLFLFTSALSAALGEIVTPSLVDPHLIIPFGVLAGIGAAFAFLFLIRYWNLDKVMAEEERLRLEREAKTYVSGESHSVADEYMISQEGVDLEAASVTSDPASNTHKLDHVLSLTSALDTKLK; from the coding sequence ATGCAATCCTGGTTTAACAACAAAGGCAAAAAGGAGCAAAAAGAACAACCTACTGCCGTCATAACATCGGAAATAGACGCAGACAACAATTCAGGCAATTTCAACGCTGAAGCCGGCAACTTGGCcgaggaagaaaaaaaatttgataatGAGCAGGTTTtccagcaacaacaacatgaGGATGAAGCTTACGAAGAATCTTTCCCAGAGCCTACTGAAGAGGAGGCAAAATCTTTAAGAAGGGTTATGGGCTATGCTCCCTGGTACTGTTATTTGATCTTATTTATTGAGTTCGCTGAAAGATCTTCCTACTACTGTGTTACTAACGTTTTGAATAACTTTATTCAACTTCCTCTTCCAGAAGGCGGTCCCGGCACAGGTGCCATTGCAAAAAGCTCACAACAAGCAGGTGCCCTAGGCCTTGGTCTTCAAGCTGCAAGTGGTATCACTCTAATGTTAACATTCTTAGCTTACTGTTTCCCACTTTACACCGGTTACGTCTCAGATGTCAAATGGGGCAGATTCAAAATGTTATGGGCAGGTGTTCTCACCGGTATTATTGGTCACCTTATCTTGATTTTTGCTGCTATCCCAAGTGTTATTGCCAGAGGCAAATCTGCAATGGCTGCTGTCATTATTGGTATCATTCTTTTGGCTATGTGTACTTCCTTTATTAAACCTGTCTTGCTACCAACATTGATGGCCCAATATCCTCACGAAACCgatgttgttgttactTTAAAGACAGGCGAACGTGTCATCATGGATAAAGATTCCTCTCTTCAAAGAATGTCTAtgattttctattttagtATCAACCTTGGTGCCTTTGTGGCTATCGGATCTGGTTATCTTGCCCGTGATCATGGTTATTGGGCCGCCTTTCTTTTGCCTATGTGTCTTTATTTGCTAATcccaataattttaatccCATTGCAGACTAGAATGAAAGATATTGCACCAAGTGGACGTTCTGTGATGGTTGATTCCATGAAGGTTTTGAAAGTCTGCTTCGAAGGCAACTGGATTAAGAGATACAGAAAGGGCCAATTTTGGGATTATGCTAAACCAGCTAATTTAAAGCAAATGGGGAGAATCggatggaaaaaaaatgttccTGGTTTCTATCCGGACAGTTTTGTAGACGACACTAAAGTTACTGTCAGTGCTTCCACTATTTTCttgtattttgttattttcaatttgaaCGATGCTGGTATTTCTGGTATGTCCAATAACTTGACATTGTCCATGAAAAGTGACAACGTGCCAAATGATTTGATTAACAACTTTAACCCCTTggcaattatttttttcattccaTTTTTGGACTACTGTGTATACCCACTTTTTAGAAAGATGCATATCAACTTTAAACCTGTATTTAGGATCTTTACTGGGTTTATGGTTGCTGCAGGGGCTTCTGTGTCGGGTGCGGTTATGCAGTATTATATCTATAAGACATCTCCGTGCGGATACTATGCAACCGAATGTGCAGAGAAAGGGGAGACAGCACCCATCAGTTTGTACGTTGTTTGTGTTTATTATGCTATAACAGGTATTTCTGAGTGTTTTGCTATGACCTCGTGTTATCAATTGGCTTTCGAACGTTCTCCAAGTCATATGAAAGGGTTTGTCATgtctttgtttttgtttaccAGTGCTTTATCTGCCGCCTTAGGTGAAATTGTTACACCATCCTTGGTTGATCCACATTTAATTATTCCATTTGGTGTGTTGGCAGGAATCGGTGCTGCTTttgcatttttatttttgattagATACTGGAACTTGGACAAGGTTATGgctgaagaagaaagattAAGATTAGAGAGAGAAGCAAAGACTTATGTTAGCGGTGAAAGCCATTCTGTGGCTGATGAGTATATGATTAGTCAAGAAGGTGTTGACTTAGAAGCTGCTAGTGTTACATCTGATCCAGCTTCAAATACTCACAAACTAGACCATGTTTTGAGTTTAACCAGTGCTTTAGATACTAAATTAAAATGA
- the DAK1 gene encoding dihydroxyacetone kinase (similar to Saccharomyces cerevisiae YML070W | DAK1 | DihydroxyAcetone Kinase): MKSFEVSDSVLTSLQGFVQCNPSLTLVESEKIIYRKQNTTNGKKTVGLISGGGAGHEPTHAGFVGKGMLTAAVSGDIFASPSTRQILNAIKLVNNDPSTNGVLLIIKSYTGDILHFSLAAERAKAIGINCEIACVGDDVAVGREKGKFVPRRALAGTVLVHKCVGAFAELYSDKYGVAGCQKVANILNDNLVTIGASLDHCQVPGRKYESELTENQMELGMGIHNEPGVQVLEPIPSAEKLVGEYMLPKLLDPKDKNRYFVDFEKNDDVILLVNNLGGVSNFVITSIVKITTDLLLKNYNIKPKHTISGTLMTAFNGNGFSITLINASKTSKSLSESFQSLDINLFDLLNHPTDATSWPQQHDLSKIAPPTYNPSILKEEITAQPAGKFDFALFSKMIQGGAESIIKAEPHITELDTHVGDGDCGYTLAAGAKGINENLTSIPHKSLSITLAYISDLVEKYMGGTSGGLYSLLITGISKGVITYCGENEQVTPETLAKSLEYGLETLYRSTNARPGDYTMVDALEPFIKTFEKTKNFSEAVLAAKKGAEQTAKIDAKFGRASYVGSTTNIPDPGAVGFYEFVAGMEKAAK; the protein is encoded by the coding sequence atgaaatctTTTGAAGTATCTGATTCTGTGTTAACAAGTTTACAAGGGTTTGTACAATGCAACCCATCTTTAACTTTGGTTGAAAGtgaaaagattatttacagaaaacaaaacacAACAAATGGCAAAAAAACAGTAGGCTTGATTTCTGGTGGTGGTGCAGGCCATGAACCTACACATGCCGGTTTTGTTGGTAAAGGTATGTTAACGGCTGCCGTCTCTGGTGATATTTTTGCTTCCCCTTCAACCAGACAAATCTTGAACGCTATTAAATTGGTCAATAACGATCCTAGCACAAATGGTGTTTtgttaattattaaaagttaCACTGGTGatattttacatttttcaTTGGCCGCCGAAAGAGCCAAGGCAATTGGTATCAACTGTGAAATCGCCTGTGTTGGTGACGATGTCGCTGTTGGTAGAGAAAAGGGTAAATTTGTTCCTAGAAGAGCTTTGGCCGGTACCGTTTTGGTACACAAATGTGTTGGTGCATTTGCCGAATTGTACAGTGATAAATATGGTGTTGCTGGATGTCAAAAGGTGgctaatattttgaatgaCAACTTGGTTACTATTGGTGCCTCTTTGGACCATTGCCAAGTCCCTGGAAGAAAATACGAGAGCGAATTGACTGAAAACCAAATGGAATTGGGTATGGGTATTCACAATGAACCGGGTGTCCAAGTTTTAGAACCAATCCCTAGTGCAGAAAAGCTTGTTGGCGAATATATGTTACCAAAACTTTTAGACCCTAAAGACAAAAACAgatattttgttgattttgaGAAGAATGATGATGTTATTTTGTTAGTTAATAATTTGGGTGGTGTCTCTAATTTTGTTATCACTTCCATTGTCAAAATTACTACTGAtttattgttgaaaaattataatatcaaGCCAAAACATACCATTTCTGGTACTTTAATGACAGCTTTTAATGGTAATGGTTTCAGTATTACTTTGATAAATGCCTCTAAAACTAGCAAATCTTTAAGTGAAAGTTTCCAATCTTTGGATATCAATTTGTTTGACTTATTAAACCATCCAACTGATGCTACCTCCTGGCCACAACAACACGATCTATCTAAGATTGCTCCACCTACATACAACCCATCAATTTTGAAGGAAGAAATTACTGCCCAACCTGCAggaaaatttgattttgcattattttctaaaatgATTCAAGGTGGTGCTGAAAGTATTATCAAGGCTGAACCTCATATTACTGAATTAGATACTCATGTTGGTGATGGTGATTGTGGTTACACTTTAGCTGCAGGTGCTAAGGGAATTAATGAAAACTTGACTTCTATTCCACACAAATCCTTGTCTATCACTTTGGCCTACATTTCAGATCttgttgaaaaatacaTGGGTGGTACTTCCGGTGGtttatattctttattaatCACTGGTATTTCCAAAGGTGTTATTACATACTGCGGTGAAAATGAACAAGTTACTCCAGAAACTTTAGCCAAGAGTTTGGAATATGGGTTGGAAACTTTGTACAGATCCACAAATGCAAGACCAGGTGACTATACTATGGTTGATGCTTTGGAACCATTTATCAAGACTTTTGAAAAGACCAAGAATTTCAGCGAGGCTGTTTTAGCTGCCAAGAAGGGTGCCGAACAAACTGCTAAGATCGATGCTAAATTTGGTAGAGCTTCTTACGTTGGTTCTACTACTAACATTCCAGATCCTGGTGCCGTTGGTTTCTATGAATTTGTTGCTGGTATGGAAAAGGCTGCTAAATAA
- the SMA2 gene encoding Sma2p (similar to Saccharomyces cerevisiae YML066C | SMA2 | Spore Membrane Assembly) has product MKRFNWGENNFLIYMFIGCYFLEFLFILPNFLCFQLPHVVTNGNSESSSNSSLSTQHYICWSQFQLSFKSCTHVSKKFLESAQELLKLLSYLALDLNVTDNKTYEVMHNDQLISTFNTSDLYKINFFGYCKKNKNTNYIYCINKLQGLNLPMIFIKDIGLQFGRISTRNAQLVSDSLLFICEKFIQFINSYSSNNNRNYEDNIYDYILRRIFNIEKYEKMENSIRTLQQYTKKYILFKKIILSVNSILFIELLLCILGGLVCIVSLLLTLSQNSRVQRYQIVFLSTSTIIQTITLLLSITINLFIIIYCRKLGNLTYFDNSNTTNKNDTEIFNVSMDTGFYINICRTLFQVMVLAIHLIMPTCTNITISNTITKKDVEDCDNEELMSKKGHSSSPFLNENNI; this is encoded by the coding sequence ATGAAGAGATTTAATTGGGGAGAAAATAATTTCCTAATTTATATGTTCATAGGGTGCTACTTCCTagaatttttgtttatattacctaattttttgtgttttcaATTACCTCATGTTGTAACTAACGGCAACAGCGAAAGTTCCAGTAACTCCTCATTATCTACTCAACATTATATTTGTTGGTCTCAATTCCAATTGagttttaaaagttgtACCCATGTGtcaaaaaagtttttagaAAGTGCTCAAGAGCTATTGAAGTTATTATCATATTTGGCTTTAGATTTGAATGTCACCGACAATAAAACATACGAAGTGATGCATAATGACCAGTTGATAAGCACTTTCAATACAAGTGATTTATATAagatcaatttttttggctattgtaagaaaaataaaaatacaaattacATCTATTGTATAAACAAACTTCAAGGTTTAAATTTACCAATGATATTTATAAAGGATATTGGACTTCAATTTGGAAGAATTTCCACTAGAAACGCACAACTAGTAAGCGAttcacttttatttatctgtGAAAAATTCATTCAATTCATTAACTCATACTcgagtaataataatcgcAATTATGAAGATAATATTTATGATTATATTCTGAGgagaatttttaatattgaaaaatacgAGAAGATGGAAAATTCAATTCGTACGTTGCAACAATAcactaaaaaatatattttattcaaaaaaattatcctTTCTGTTAATAGTATACTATTcattgaattattattatgtatatTGGGAGGCTTGGTATGCATAGTATCATTGCTACTAACATTATCGCAAAATTCTAGAGTTCAAAGATATCAAATAGTTTTTCTCAGCACAAGTACCATTATTCAGACTattactttattattatcgattaccattaatttatttataataatatattgtAGGAAATTAGGAAACTTGACATATTTTGACAACAGTAATACCACTAACAAGAATGACACTGAAATATTTAATGTTTCTATGGATACAggtttttatataaatatttgtagAACCTTATTTCAGGTTATGGTTTTGGCCATACATTTGATAATGCCAACATGTactaatattactattagcAATACAATCACAAAGAAGGATGTTGAAGACTGTGACAATGAGGAACTTATGTCCAAAAAGGGGCACTCTTCTTCcccttttttaaatgaaaataatatataa
- the ECM7 gene encoding Ecm7p (similar to Saccharomyces cerevisiae YLR443W | ECM7 | ExtraCellular Mutant), with product MNKITDTHDKKSTASFLTPDLIPLSTHTTNQFNCTEIRDKHNDKTKSTEETTVVLDEQQSTLQNDIADLHNHTNTTFSPRFNKNNDAVLSVQRKTLPGWVYTLHKKQIFDKIIITLPILIKAIRIICAFSIIFFNLLLLISGTIIKKNNPFYLSRIDLSKTQIIAGLFSSLSTNVESSQINDGVGLTTSEVLIITQYTSSQVSNIPSFIKNYMYGSCSSDSCYEKGYGSAFDYREILDLSGLDIILSYAYTDITSNTAYTAYIDSVKSKNSKILTLQYFCLALQIIATGLLIWYYSSSFSSRFSFSKLTDNRRVMENKKSRFTDKYLVHVLSFLSLLEFICCCIVAIVNLYVILRMKARIKKELDSFDIHLSLGAAWLTCLWFLVASSLLSCLVWGGLEWCVAESSIEFSGLNSSNQLGNISNDNNSSDINADLEFERD from the coding sequence atgaacaAAATAACTGATACACACGATAAAAAGTCAACTGCTTCATTTTTAACACCAGATCTCATACCGCTATCAACACACACAACAAATCAGTTCAACTGCACAGAAATAAGAGATAAACATAACGACAAAACCAAGTCCACAGAAGAAACCACCGTCGTTCTGGATGAACAGCAATCCACTTTGCAAAATGACATAGCAGATTTACACAACCATACCAATACAACATTCTCTCCTCgatttaacaaaaataatgatgcAGTTTTATCTGTTCAAAGAAAGACTTTACCCGGATGGGTTTATACCCttcataaaaaacaaatatttgataaaataataatcacTTTACCTATTTTAATTAAGGCAATCAGAATAATTTGTGCAttttctataattttttttaatttattgttgttgattagcggaacaataataaaaaaaaacaatccGTTTTACCTCTCTAGGATTGACTTATCCAAGACTCAAATTATTGCCGGATTGTTTTCCTCATTAAGTACAAATGTAGAAAGCTCTCAAATAAATGATGGCGTGGGGTTAACAACAAGTGAGGTTTTAATTATTACACAATATACAAGCTCGCAGGTTTCTAATATCCCGagctttattaaaaattacatgTATGGAAGCTGTTCTTCGGATAGCTGTTATGAAAAAGGATACGGATCTGCCTTTGACTATAGGGAAATTTTAGATTTGTCAGGATTAGACATTATTTTATCATACGCTTATACCGATATAACTAGCAATACTGCATATACAGCCTATATCGATTCCgttaaaagtaaaaattccaaaattttaactttaCAATACTTTTGCTTGGCTCTTCAAATCATCGCCACAGGTCTGCTAATATGGTATTACAGttcttccttttcatcacgcttttctttttctaaacTTACCGACAACCGAAGAGTAATGgagaataaaaaatccAGATTTActgataaatatttagtaCATGTCTTATCATTTTTGAGTTTACTTGagtttatttgttgttgcaTAGTGGCCATAGTTAATTTATACGTTATATTAAGAATGAAGGCACGTATAAAGAAAGAACTAGACAGTTTTGATATTCACTTGAGTCTAGGTGCTGCTTGGCTGACCTGTCTTTGGTTTTTGGTGGCCTCTTCCTTATTATCGTGCTTGGTGTGGGGTGGATTGGAATGGTGTGTAGCCGAATCATCTATTGAATTTTCTGGTTTAAATTCCAGCAACCAATTGGGGAACATAtctaatgataataatagttcTGATATTAATGCTGATCTTGAATTTGAAAgggattaa
- the VMA6 gene encoding H(+)-transporting V0 sector ATPase subunit d (similar to Saccharomyces cerevisiae YLR447C | VMA6 | Vacuolar Membrane Atpase) produces the protein MEGLYFNIDNGYLEGVIRGYRNGLLTSHQYLNLTQCDTLDDLKLQLSSTDYGNFLSNVSSEQLTTSSIQENTSARLYNEFNYIRDNSSGITKKFMDYMTYAYMIDNVALMITGTIHNRDKAEMLNRCHPLGWFDTLPTLSVATDLESLYQMVLVDTPLSPYFRDCFGDSYQELDDMNIEIIKNKLYKQYLQDFYHFVSTELENPTKENMQEILNFEADRRTINIVLNSLEHPEVLDLDLKKQLIPEMGKLYPIGQQQLLVANDLDFESIKNIIESTVYEYRGIFETNGSSSAADSDIGNNASSSSNLEDHFYQLELDLCKDCFTQQFTLSTIWAWMKSKEQEVRNITWISECIAQNQREKINNYISVY, from the coding sequence ATGGAAGgcttatattttaatattgacAATGGGTACTTAGAAGGTGTTATTAGAGGTTATAGAAATGGTTTATTAACTTCCCAccaatatttaaatttgacCCAATGTGATACTTTAGATGACTTAAAGTTACAATTATCTTCCACTGATTATGGCAATTTTCTATCTAATGTCTCTTCTGAACAATTAACTACAAGCAGTATACAAGAAAATACCAGCGCTAGATTATATAACGAGTTCAACTATATCCGTGATAATTCCAGTGGGATAACCAAAAAGTTTATGGATTATATGACTTATGCTTATATGATTGATAATGTTGCCTTAATGATCACTGGTACCATACATAACCGTGACAAAGCGGAAATGTTAAACAGGTGCCACCCATTGGGTTGGTTTGATACTTTACCAACCTTAAGTGTTGCTACTGATTTAGAATCTTTATACCAAATGGTGCTAGTTGATACTCCCTTATCTCCATACTTCCGTGATTGTTTTGGTGATTCCTACCAGGAATTAGACGATATGAACATagaaattatcaaaaataaattgtacAAACAATACTTACAAGATTTTTATCACTTTGTTTCCACCGAGTTGGAAAACCCAACCAAGGAAAACATGCAAGAAATTTTGAACTTTGAAGCTGATCGTAGAACCATCAACATTGTTTTGAATTCTCTTGAACATCCTGAAGTTTTAGACttggatttaaaaaaacaattgatTCCTGAAATGGGTAAATTGTATCCTATTGGTCAACAACAACTCTTAGTTGCTAATGATTTGGATTTTGAGAGTATTAAGAATATAATTGAATCAACAGTTTATGAATATCGTGGTATATTTGAAACAAATGGGTCATCTAGTGCCGCAGATTCTGATATTGGTAACAATGCATCATCAAGTAGCAACTTGGAGgatcatttttatcaattggAATTGGATTTGTGCAAAGATTGTTTCACTCAACAGTTTACTTTATCTACTATTTGGGCTTGGATGAAGTCTAAGGAACAAGAAGTTAGAAATATTACTTGGATTTCAGAGTGTATTGCTCAAAACCAAAGAGAAAAGATCAACAACTATATAAGTGTttattaa